From a region of the Takifugu flavidus isolate HTHZ2018 chromosome 18, ASM371156v2, whole genome shotgun sequence genome:
- the LOC130514349 gene encoding GTPase IMAP family member 7-like — MASSQNTAAHEGADPLRIVLLGKTGTGRSSSGNTILGTATFLVGASPSSVTSQCQRETGMVGGRAVCVIDTPGFFHTKLPPEEIMAEVGRCVIMSSPGPHAFLVTLQPSRFTQEEKDTLEGIKAMFGPGAAQFFLVLFTQGDHLQGKSIEDFLAESPGLSEFVNSCHGGYQLFDNYGQDKSTERLQVAQLLKKIDKMVADNKGDYYSNEMFKEAEKTIKQVQDRILGEHFTIQDEREDRKDQGTNGETRKTKEEEEEARKRAERLFWCELASALGRGAAEGAGLVGKDKGKAVKKVKVMEKAAALAASPLSIRSAARVVEGAVREGSKVLYKHRKTLLH; from the exons ATGGCGTCATCCCAAAATACTGCTGCTCACGAAG GGGCTGATCCTTTGAGGATTGTTCTGTTGGGGAAGACGGGAACAGGAAGGAGCTCCTCAGGCAACACCATCTTGGGCACAGCCACCTTCTTGGTCGGTGCATCGCCAAGCTCCGTCACCTCTCAGTGCCAGAGGGAGACCGGTATGGTGGGAGGCCGCGCCGTCTGCGTCATCGACACTCCGGGATTCTTCCACACAAAGCTGCCTCCTGAAGAGATCATGGCAGAGGTTGGACGTTGTGTCATCATGTCCTCCCCTGGACCACATGCTTTCCTTGTGACCTTGCAGCCTAGCAGGTTCacccaggaggagaaggacacCTTAGAGGGGATCAAGGCCATGTTTGGCCCAGGAGCTGCACAGTTTTTCCTGGTGCTCTTCACTCAAGGAGACCATCTGCAAGGCAAAAGCATCGAGGACTTCCTGGCAGAGAGTCCAGGGCTCTCAGAGTTTGTCAACAGCTGCCACGGTGGCTACCAGCTCTTTGATAACTACGGGCAGGACAAATCAACAGAGCGCTTGCAAGTGGCCCAACTATTGAAGAAGATAGACAAGATGGTAGCTGACAACAAAGGTGACTACTACAGCAATGAGATGTTCAAGGAGGCTGAGAAGACCATCAAACAGGTCCAAGACAGGATTCTGGGAGAACATTTTACCATCcaggatgagagggaggacagaaaggACCAGGGGACAAATGGAGAGACAAGAAAaacgaaggaggaggaagaagaggccaggaaaagggcagagaggcttttctggtGCGAGCTGGCGTCTGCTCTGGGCAGAGGTGCTGcagaaggggcggggcttgtgggGAAAGATAAAgggaaggctgtgaagaaagtgAAGGTGATGGAGAAGGCGGCGGCCCTGGCAGCCTCGCCGCTGTCCATCCGCTCAGCTGCGAGAGTGGTGGAGGGGGCCGTGAGGGAAGGAAGCAAGGTGCTGTACAAACACAGGAAAACTTTACTTCACTGA
- the kdelr3 gene encoding ER lumen protein-retaining receptor 3, which produces MNIFRLAGDVSHLVAIVILLMKIWWSKSCAGISGKSQVLLALVFTTRYLDLFTVFISTYNTVMKVVFLALSYATVYLIYIRFKNTFDSANDTFRVEFLLVPVVGLSFLENYAFTPLEILWTFSIFLESVAIMPQLFMITKTGEAESITTHYLFFLGLYRALYIANWVWRYHTEGFFDQIAVVSGVVQTIFYCDFFYLYITRVLRGRGKMSLPMPV; this is translated from the exons ATGAACATCTTTCGTCTCGCCGGTGACGTGTCACATCTGGTGGCGATCGTTATCCTGTTAATGAAGATATGGTGGTCCAAATCCTGTGCTG GCATCTCTGGGAAGTCCCAAGTGCTGCTGGCACTTGTCTTCACTACCAGGTATCTTGACTTGTTCACGGTCTTCATCTCGACGTACAACACAGTCATGAAG GTGGTCTTCCTGGCTCTGTCTTACGCCACCGTCTACCTGATCTACATTCGCTTCAAGAACACATTCGATTCAGCAAATGACACGTTCCGAGTGGAGTTCCTGCTGGTGCCGGTCGTCGGGCTTTCCTTCCTGGAAAACTATGCTTTCACTCCGCTGGAG ATCTTGTGGACCTTCTCCATCTTCCTGGAGTCGGTGGCCATAATGCCTCAGCTCTTCATGATCACCAAAACGGGCGAGGCCGAGTCCATCACTACCCACTACCTCTTCTTCCTTGGGCTTTACCGCGCCCTCTACATCGCAAACTGGGTGTGGCGCTATCACACAGAAGGCTTCTTCGACCAGATCGCCGTCGTGTCTGGAGTGGTGCAGACGATCTTTTACTGCGATTTCTTCTATCTTTACATCACAAGAG TACTTCGAGGAAGAGGGAAGATGAGTCTGCCAATGCCCGTCTAA
- the LOC130514339 gene encoding ATP-sensitive inward rectifier potassium channel 12-like produces the protein MITGAMGSRSNRYSIVSDIIPEDEQQKITSLKLQNGHSSPTGQPHSASQTETEDQRRSLRASAAVPSPQRQEGMTNYNGKILTRGSNQARSRFVKKNGQCNVVFTNMEEKSQRYLADIFTTCVDIHWRYLLLIFCTSFLVSWLFFGIIFYCVSLTHGDFDEPSVGRGGLLPVGGLHGPSSTRTPGGQTQRMPCILHVQGFVGALLFSMETQTTIGYGWRCVTEECPVAVITVVIQSIVGCIIDSFMIGTIMAKMARPKKRNHTLMFSKNAVIALRDGKLCLMWRVGNLRRSHIVEAHVRAQLIRSYVTAEGEFIPLEQMDLNVGYDEGTDRLFLVSPLVIVHEIDQDSPLYAISRADLETDNFEIVVILEGMVEATAMTTQFRSSYLAREVLWGHRFESVIYEDRNSYKVDYARFHKTYEVPTTPHLSAKELDEAGSRASSAASPAFLCRTTEDLIPKTLSTFCYENEVALSCGEEEDDIFDSSLTVGKEKTKDKTTSISTDFQNVFQDNADVTPGSHNVMYVLDMDNNQMELDMLHTAIPLDPLTYKTEQEH, from the exons ATGATCACTGGTGCCATGGGAAGCCGCTCCAACAG GTACAGCATTGTGTCAGACATTATACCAGAGGACGAACAGCAGAAGATCACTAGCTTAAAGCTCCAGAACGGCCACAGCTCCCCTACCGGCCAACCGCACTCTGCGTCGCAAACCGAGACAGAAGACCAGAGGAGGAGCTTGAGGGCCTCGGCCGCTGTGCCCAGCCCCCAGCGACAGGAAGGAATGACCAACTACAATGGCAAGATTCTGACAAGGGGCTCCAACCAAGCACGGAGCCggtttgtgaagaaaaatggtcaatgtaatgttgtttttacaaacatggaggagaagAGCCAACGCTACCTAGCCGATATCTTCACCACCTGCGTCGACATCCACTGGAGATACCTGCTGCTGATATTCTGCACCAGCTTTTTGGTTTCATGGCTTTTCTTCGGCATCATATTTTACTGCGTCTCCTTGACCCATGGGGACTTTGACGAGCCCTCTGTGGGGAGGGGTGGTCTGTTGCCAGTGGGAGGACTTCATGGACCCTCTTCTACACGCACACCTGGAGGGCAGACACAAAGGATGCCCTGTATACTTCACGTCCAGGGCTTTGTTGGGGCACTGTTGTTCTCCATGGAAACCCAGACCACCATCGGTTATGGGTGGCGCTGTGTTACTGAAGAGTGCCCCGTTGCTGTGATAACAGTGGTTATCCAGTCTATCGTGGGCTGCATCATTGACTCCTTCATGATTGGCACCATCATGGCTAAGATGGCACGGCCAAAGAAGAGGAACCACACCCTTATGTTCTCCAAAAACGCCGTCATTGCCCTCCGTGATGGCAAGCTGTGCCTCATGTGGAGAGTGGGAAACCTGCGGAGGAGCCACATCGTGGAGGCTCACGTTCGCGCCCAACTCATACGCTCTTACGTCACAGCTGAGGGCGAGTTCATTCCGTTAGAACAAATGGACCTCAATGTGGGTTACGATGAAGGCACAGACAGACTGTTCCTGGTGTCCCCACTGGTGATTGTCCATGAGATAGACCAAGACAGTCCCTTGTATGCTATAAGCCGAGCTGATCTGGAGACAGACAACTTTGAGATTGTTGTGATCTTAGAGGGGATGGTGGAGGCCACAGCCATGACCACCCAGTTCCGCAGCTCCTACCTGGCCAGAGAGGTTCTCTGGGGTCACAGGTTTGAGTCGGTGATCTATGAGGACCGTAACAGTTACAAGGTAGACTACGCACGCTTCCATAAGACCTACGAGGTGCCCACAACACCTCACCTCAGCGCCAAGGAGCTTGATGAAGCTGGCAGCAGGGCCTCCTCTGCCGCCTCTCCCGCATTTCTGTGCAGAACCACGGAGGACTTGATTCCCAAGACACTGAGCACCTTCTGCTATGAGAACGAGGTAGCGCTGAGctgtggagaggaagaagatgacaTCTTTGACTCCTCCCTGACTGTAGGGAAGGAGAAAACAAAGGACAAGACCACTTCGATCTCTACGGATTTCCAGAATGTGTTTCAGGACAATGCAGATGTGACACCTGGCAGCCACAATGTCATGTACGTCCTAGACATGGACAATAATCAGATGGAGCTTGACATGCTACACACAGCCATCCCTCTAGATCCACTGACCTATAAAACTGAGCAGGAACACTGA
- the LOC130514345 gene encoding LOW QUALITY PROTEIN: transcription factor SOX-10-like (The sequence of the model RefSeq protein was modified relative to this genomic sequence to represent the inferred CDS: inserted 1 base in 1 codon), giving the protein MYSKMSREEQSFSEADLSPGMSDDSRSLSPGHSSGXNGGGDSPLLGSQQPHLAGMDNTTASCSSAKSDDEDERFPVEIRDAVSQVLNCYDWTIVPMPVRVNSGSKNKPHVKRPMNAFMVWAQAARRKLADQHPHLHNAELSKTLGKLWRLLNESDKRPFIEEAERLRKQHKKDYPDYKYQPRRRKNGKPGSGSGSEADGHSEGEISHSQSHYKGFHLDVVHSGGAGSPLADGHHPHAAGQSHSPPTPPTTPKTEPQSGKVGDGKREGSTNGGSRSTVEGEGSSVAPGSGKPHIDFGNVDIGEMSHEVMVNMEPFDVNEFDQYLPPNGHPGVGQTAGAAAAVAGNPASYTYGISSALAAASGHSAAWLSKQQQHQHHGTPLGSDASKAQIKSEAGGTGGHFAESASAGAHVTYTPLSLPHYSSAFPSFASRAQFADYADHQASGSYYAHSSQASGLYSAFSYMGPSQRPLYTAITDPANVPQSHSPTHWEQPVYTTLSRP; this is encoded by the exons ATGTATAGTAAGATgtccagagaggagcagagctttTCGGAGGCTGACCTCAGTCCTGGGATGTCTGATGACAGTCGCTCACTTTCTCCGGGTCACTCCTCCG GCAACGGAGGCGGAGACTCTCCCCTGCTCGGATCACAGCAGCCTCATCTGGCCGGGATGGACAACACCACCGCCAGCTGCTCGTCCGCCAAGTCCGACGACGAGGACGAGCGTTTCCCTGTCGAAATCCGGGATGCGGTGAGTCAGGTACTCAACTGCTACGACTGGACCATCGTGCCAATGCCAGTGCGAGTGAACTCCGGAAGCAAGAACAAGCCGCATGTAAAGAGGCCCATGAACGCCTTCATGGTGTGGGCGCAGGCGGCGCGCAGGAAACTGGCCGATCAACATCCACACCTGCATAACGCAGAGCTGAGCAAGACGCTGGGGAAGCTCTGGAG GCTTCTTAATGAGAGTGACAAGCGGCCCTTCATTGAAGAGGCAGAGAGGTTGAGGAAACAGCATAAAAAGGATTATCCTGACTACAAATACCAGCCACGAAGACGCAAGAACGGAAAGCCTGGTTCCGGTTCAGGAAGTGAGGCGGACGGCCATTCGGAGGGTGAGATCAGCCATAGCCAATCCCACTACAAGGGCTTCCACCTGGATGTGGTCCATAGTGGGGGAGCTGGGTCACCTCTGGCAGATGGGCACCACCCTCATGCTGCAG GTCAGAGTCACAGTCCTCCAACACCTCCAACCACTCCCAAGACCGAACCTCAATCCGGTAAGGTGGGGGATGGGAAACGCGAGGGTTCTACGAATGGGGGCTCCCGTAGTACAGTGGAAGGAGAGGGAAGCTCAGTTGCTCCCGGGTCTGGGAAACCTCATATAGATTTTGGCAATGTCGACATTGGTGAGATGAGCCATGAGGTGATGGTCAACATGGAACCATTCGATGTCAATGAGTTTGACCAATACCTCCCTCCGAACGGGCACCCGGGGGTGGGGCAGACTGCTGGGGCAGCGGCTGCCGTGGCAGGTAATCCAGCCTCTTACACTTATGGCATCTCCTCAGCTCTGGCAGCAGCCAGCGGACACTCAGCGGCATGGCTCTCCaagcaacaacagcaccaaCACCATGGCACCCCTCTCGGTTCAGATGCCTCCAAGGCCCAGATCAAGAGTGAGGCTGGGGGAACAGGAGGCCACTTTGCTGAATCGGCTTCAGCTGGTGCCCATGTCACCTACACTCCCCTCAGTCTTCCCCATTACAGCTCTGCCTTTCCCTCGTTCGCATCCAGGGCCCAGTTCGCCGATTACGCCGACCACCAGGCCTCAGGTTCATACTACGCTCATTCCAGCCAGGCATCGGGGCTGTACTCTGCCTTCTCTTATATGGGCCCCTCCCAGAGGCCCTTGTACACTGCCATAACTGACCCTGCCAACGTCCCCCAGTCTCACAGCCCTACGCACTGGGAACAGCCTGTCTACACAACACTGTCGCGTCCATGA